One Mycolicibacterium fluoranthenivorans DNA window includes the following coding sequences:
- a CDS encoding amino acid ABC transporter ATP-binding protein, translating into MTDLIPEAAIEEPGAVKIRIEGLKKSFGDLVVLNGIDTTIKQGEVVCVIGPSGSGKSTFLRCLNKLEDITGGKVTIDEFDLTDKKVDLDKVRQHIGMVFQHFNLFPHMTVIDNVTLAPLLTKKMGKADAEKKALDLLAQVGLAEKAQVKPSTLSGGQKQRVAIARALAMNPSIMLFDEATSALDPEMVGDVLEVLRALAQGGMTMVVVTHEMGFAREVASRVIFMDGGNIVEDAPPAELFDNPKHPRLQEFLSKVL; encoded by the coding sequence ATGACTGATCTCATTCCCGAAGCTGCAATCGAGGAGCCGGGCGCCGTCAAGATCCGAATCGAAGGCTTGAAGAAGTCGTTCGGAGATCTGGTGGTGCTCAACGGTATCGACACCACGATCAAACAAGGCGAGGTCGTCTGCGTCATCGGCCCGTCAGGCTCCGGCAAGTCCACCTTCCTGCGGTGCCTGAACAAGCTGGAGGACATCACCGGCGGCAAGGTGACCATCGACGAGTTCGACCTCACCGACAAGAAGGTCGATCTGGACAAGGTCCGTCAGCACATCGGCATGGTGTTCCAGCACTTCAACCTGTTCCCGCACATGACGGTGATCGACAATGTCACGCTGGCGCCGCTGCTGACCAAGAAGATGGGCAAGGCCGACGCCGAGAAGAAGGCGCTCGACCTCCTCGCGCAGGTGGGGCTGGCGGAGAAGGCCCAGGTGAAGCCCTCCACACTGTCGGGTGGGCAGAAGCAGCGCGTCGCGATCGCGCGGGCACTGGCGATGAATCCGTCCATCATGCTGTTCGACGAGGCCACCAGTGCGCTGGATCCCGAGATGGTCGGCGATGTGCTCGAGGTGCTGCGCGCCCTCGCCCAAGGCGGCATGACGATGGTGGTGGTCACCCACGAGATGGGTTTCGCCCGGGAGGTGGCCTCCCGGGTGATCTTCATGGACGGCGGCAACATCGTCGAGGACGCCCCGCCGGCCGAATTGTTCGACAACCCGAAGCACCCGCGACTGCAGGAGTTCCTCTCGAAAGTCCTCTGA
- a CDS encoding amino acid ABC transporter substrate-binding protein/permease, with product MKRSSSRRRGVLHRTALLVTALLVGSLSPLLTAGTASADGEKYVIATDTTFAPFEFQDKQGNFVGIDMDLIRAIAADQHFTVDIKPLGFDAALQAVQANQVDGVIAGMSITDKRKQVFDFSEPYFESGIQMAVLKTNEDIKSYDDLRGKRVAVKNGTQGATFANSIKDKYGFQVVSFADSSSMFDEVKTGNSVAVFEDYPVLLYGIAQGNGFKTVTPKEDPTGYGFAVNKGRNAELLQKFNAGLNNLKKSGEYDKIVNTYLGEGASNDDNSFLGLIKSTYPILLQGLKMTVILTVVSIAIALVLGIIFGLLRVSRAIWLRAIGTTFVDIFRGTPLLVQAFFIYFGIPSALGFQMSALTAGIITLSLNAGAYMTEIVRGGIQSVDKGQMEAARSLGIGYLPTMRKVILPQAIRTMIPSYINQFVITLKDTSILSVIGIAELTQTGRIIIAGNYQSFKMWLIIGIIYFVVIMALTKLSDRLEHRLVK from the coding sequence ATGAAGCGTTCGTCATCGAGACGACGAGGTGTCCTGCACCGGACGGCGTTACTGGTGACCGCGCTGCTGGTCGGGTCGTTGAGCCCGCTGCTGACGGCAGGTACCGCCTCGGCGGACGGCGAGAAGTACGTCATTGCCACGGACACGACGTTCGCGCCGTTCGAATTCCAGGACAAGCAGGGCAATTTCGTCGGTATCGACATGGATCTGATTCGTGCGATCGCCGCGGATCAGCACTTCACGGTGGACATCAAGCCGCTCGGTTTCGACGCGGCGCTGCAGGCCGTGCAGGCGAATCAGGTCGACGGCGTCATCGCGGGCATGTCCATCACCGACAAGCGCAAGCAGGTGTTCGACTTCTCCGAACCCTACTTCGAGTCCGGCATCCAGATGGCGGTGCTCAAGACCAACGAGGACATCAAGTCCTACGACGATCTGCGCGGCAAGCGGGTGGCGGTCAAGAACGGCACCCAGGGCGCCACCTTCGCCAACTCCATCAAGGACAAGTACGGCTTCCAGGTGGTCTCGTTCGCCGACTCCTCGTCGATGTTCGACGAGGTGAAGACCGGGAACTCGGTCGCGGTGTTCGAGGACTACCCGGTGCTGCTGTACGGCATCGCGCAGGGCAACGGCTTCAAGACGGTCACCCCCAAGGAGGATCCGACCGGCTACGGGTTCGCGGTGAACAAGGGCCGCAACGCCGAACTGCTGCAGAAGTTCAACGCCGGCTTGAACAATCTCAAGAAGTCCGGCGAGTACGACAAGATCGTCAACACCTATCTCGGTGAGGGTGCGTCCAACGACGACAACTCGTTCCTGGGCCTGATCAAGAGCACCTACCCGATCCTGCTGCAGGGCTTGAAGATGACCGTCATCCTGACGGTCGTGTCGATCGCCATCGCCCTGGTGCTCGGCATCATCTTCGGCCTGCTGCGGGTTTCCCGCGCGATCTGGCTGAGGGCGATCGGGACGACATTCGTCGACATCTTTCGCGGCACACCACTTCTGGTTCAGGCGTTCTTCATCTACTTCGGCATTCCGTCGGCGCTCGGCTTCCAGATGAGCGCCCTGACCGCGGGCATCATCACGCTGTCGCTGAACGCCGGCGCCTATATGACCGAGATCGTGCGCGGCGGCATCCAGTCGGTGGACAAGGGGCAGATGGAGGCGGCCCGCAGCCTGGGCATCGGTTATCTGCCCACGATGCGAAAAGTCATTCTGCCGCAGGCGATCAGGACGATGATCCCGTCCTACATCAACCAGTTCGTCATCACCTTGAAGGACACCTCGATCCTGTCGGTGATCGGCATCGCCGAGCTGACCCAAACCGGCCGGATCATCATCGCCGGCAACTACCAGTCGTTCAAGATGTGGCTGATCATCGGCATCATCTACTTCGTGGTGATCATGGCGCTCACCAAACTCTCGGACCGACTTGAACACCGGCTAGTCAAATAG
- a CDS encoding sensor domain-containing diguanylate cyclase, whose amino-acid sequence MIRSTRVLLAVVAASSMLAPLALIVPGARQVTLGSAVVIGVLAASLSCVMTWFWLTRWPTRRQSLIAASVATACIVGWSLAQPSAALAALTCAAVPITSGYIAFFHSARALALNIAAGQVASAVAAYRLATDVDINTAIAALWLLWLINMVAPFTVRGLSEAMSKYATRADEDPLTGLLNRRGFVDVVERLLIGGLAGGQNYLVMLMVDLDDFKRINDTYGHAAGDRVLLRVADILRKHAPDDAAICRAGGEEFLVAATSRTGDASFTTALCRAIAALAGNVTASIGVTVVHGDDVHTAPRPADLVLELISAADSAMYAAKRSGGNRVVIGAR is encoded by the coding sequence TTGATCCGCTCGACGCGCGTGCTGCTGGCCGTGGTCGCAGCATCGTCGATGCTGGCACCCCTGGCGTTGATCGTGCCCGGCGCAAGGCAGGTCACCCTCGGCTCTGCTGTGGTGATCGGCGTGCTCGCAGCGAGCCTGTCATGCGTGATGACCTGGTTCTGGCTCACCCGATGGCCCACCCGGCGCCAATCGCTGATCGCGGCTTCGGTGGCCACCGCATGCATCGTGGGCTGGAGCCTGGCGCAGCCGAGTGCCGCGCTGGCCGCGCTGACCTGCGCCGCGGTGCCCATCACCAGTGGATACATCGCGTTCTTTCACAGCGCCCGTGCCCTAGCGCTCAACATCGCCGCCGGGCAGGTCGCGTCCGCCGTCGCGGCATACCGACTTGCCACCGACGTCGACATCAACACCGCCATCGCCGCGCTCTGGCTGCTGTGGCTGATCAACATGGTGGCGCCGTTCACCGTCCGTGGCCTGTCGGAGGCCATGAGCAAATACGCGACCCGGGCCGATGAGGATCCGCTGACGGGCCTGCTGAACCGGCGGGGATTCGTGGACGTGGTGGAACGCCTACTGATCGGCGGTTTGGCGGGCGGGCAGAACTATCTCGTCATGCTCATGGTCGACCTCGACGACTTCAAACGGATCAACGACACCTACGGCCATGCCGCCGGGGATCGTGTGCTGCTCCGGGTCGCCGACATCCTGCGCAAGCATGCACCGGATGACGCGGCCATCTGCCGCGCCGGGGGAGAGGAGTTCCTTGTCGCGGCGACCTCCCGAACCGGCGACGCGTCATTCACCACCGCGTTGTGCCGGGCTATTGCGGCGCTCGCGGGAAATGTCACTGCCAGCATCGGCGTCACGGTCGTCCACGGAGACGACGTGCATACCGCGCCGCGACCGGCCGACCTGGTGCTCGAACTCATCAGCGCGGCGGACTCGGCGATGTATGCGGCCAAACGCAGCGGCGGAAACCGTGTCGTCATCGGGGCGCGCTGA
- a CDS encoding family 1 glycosylhydrolase, translating into MRAGIAGMFWHRMVLGVVAVMGLVVLGGTPDRQIAAAHQVALMGAIDDSPTTVGLADSNLARLGDEAAIAKQLDMMQSIGIKNVRIGVSWATLQPRQGGGYNWGLTNYDYIVDQALKRGMGVLGVLHETPTWAGDRLGSGMPTDVTTFGNFTAEVAAHFEGRVADYEVWNEPNAKFFLDPVSPANYTSLLKEAYTRIKGVDQDITVIGGVLGFGFTLTSPDGTTRTMNPVDFLDGMYAAGAHGYFDALSFHPYKPDIRFSDQEGNALTPLAQLEQMRQLMEQYGDGALKVWATEYGLPTVPGEISQEQQADFIKDFLNNWGKVDGTGPIFIYTARDLDTGSSNEQDNYGIWETDWTPKLAVEVIKDFIASQNGNPIVDFIRNAIVNLAKITGVVIKGIANATVRVVNALVDATVWVVKAIAKVTGAVVNGIVDVTKRIATAICNTVHAVVDRIQDVFNRNDTLQAPTSLAGARSLNTAAARLATTAAEVGTATVPKDQQSGTTAADLDKVSEVAVTGEAAKSATGITADTTKDFDTKEIPDATTEVKATTATETSTKEPATKDTETVEPPTEQTTATTAPVAEKAAAASTTKTEATKTEATKKDEGETASATGTTKTGTVKATPSTKQDATTSASTAGAAGASGQQSSPNAGANAGSASSSSGE; encoded by the coding sequence ATGCGGGCAGGCATAGCCGGAATGTTCTGGCATCGGATGGTTCTCGGGGTTGTCGCGGTGATGGGACTGGTCGTCCTGGGCGGCACACCCGACCGGCAGATCGCTGCCGCACATCAGGTCGCTCTCATGGGTGCGATCGACGACTCGCCCACCACCGTCGGGCTGGCCGACTCGAACCTGGCTCGGTTGGGCGATGAGGCCGCCATCGCAAAGCAGCTGGACATGATGCAGTCGATCGGCATCAAGAACGTGCGTATCGGGGTGTCCTGGGCAACCCTTCAACCCCGGCAAGGCGGCGGCTACAACTGGGGGCTCACCAACTACGACTACATCGTCGATCAAGCTCTGAAACGCGGTATGGGTGTGCTCGGCGTGCTGCACGAGACGCCCACCTGGGCGGGCGACCGACTCGGGTCCGGTATGCCCACCGATGTGACGACCTTCGGCAACTTCACGGCAGAGGTGGCTGCCCATTTCGAGGGCCGGGTCGCGGACTACGAGGTGTGGAACGAACCGAACGCGAAGTTCTTCTTGGACCCGGTGAGTCCGGCGAATTACACCTCATTGTTGAAGGAGGCGTACACCCGGATCAAAGGAGTCGATCAGGACATCACCGTGATCGGTGGGGTGCTGGGTTTCGGGTTCACCCTGACTTCCCCCGATGGCACTACCCGGACCATGAATCCGGTCGATTTCCTCGACGGGATGTATGCGGCCGGCGCCCACGGTTACTTCGACGCGCTCAGCTTTCATCCCTACAAGCCCGACATCAGGTTCTCCGACCAGGAGGGCAATGCCCTCACCCCGCTAGCTCAGCTCGAGCAGATGCGGCAGCTGATGGAACAGTACGGCGACGGAGCTCTGAAGGTCTGGGCGACTGAGTACGGCTTACCCACTGTCCCAGGCGAGATTTCGCAGGAACAGCAAGCCGATTTCATCAAGGATTTCCTCAACAACTGGGGCAAGGTGGACGGCACCGGGCCGATCTTCATCTATACAGCCCGCGACCTGGACACCGGGTCGAGTAACGAGCAAGACAACTACGGCATCTGGGAAACGGACTGGACGCCGAAGCTCGCCGTCGAGGTCATCAAGGACTTCATCGCGTCCCAGAACGGCAATCCGATCGTCGACTTCATCCGGAACGCCATCGTGAACCTGGCCAAGATCACCGGCGTGGTGATCAAGGGCATCGCCAACGCGACGGTCCGTGTCGTGAACGCTCTGGTGGACGCCACGGTGTGGGTCGTCAAGGCGATTGCCAAGGTCACGGGGGCCGTGGTCAACGGCATCGTCGATGTCACGAAGCGCATCGCCACGGCTATCTGCAACACGGTGCACGCCGTGGTGGACCGCATCCAGGACGTCTTCAACCGCAACGACACACTGCAGGCCCCCACGTCACTGGCTGGAGCCAGGTCGTTGAATACTGCAGCCGCCCGACTCGCGACCACCGCCGCCGAGGTGGGCACCGCCACGGTCCCGAAGGATCAGCAATCCGGAACCACCGCAGCGGATCTGGACAAAGTCAGCGAAGTCGCGGTCACCGGGGAGGCTGCCAAGAGTGCCACCGGGATCACCGCGGACACCACGAAAGATTTTGACACCAAGGAAATCCCCGACGCCACCACCGAGGTGAAGGCGACCACGGCAACGGAGACCTCCACAAAAGAGCCCGCTACCAAGGACACCGAAACCGTGGAGCCCCCGACTGAGCAGACCACAGCGACGACCGCACCCGTCGCTGAGAAGGCTGCCGCCGCGTCGACGACCAAGACCGAGGCGACCAAGACCGAGGCCACCAAGAAGGACGAGGGCGAGACCGCGTCGGCAACCGGCACCACGAAGACCGGCACCGTGAAGGCCACCCCGTCGACCAAGCAGGACGCCACCACCAGCGCGTCTACGGCGGGTGCCGCCGGCGCCTCGGGTCAGCAATCATCGCCGAACGCCGGGGCCAATGCCGGCTCGGCAAGTTCGAGCTCCGGCGAATAG
- a CDS encoding carboxymuconolactone decarboxylase family protein, with protein MTTHDARLPEHPSRLDWAELAPDVYKAMIRLDTAANRTLDPTLLNLIKIRSSQLNHCAFCLDMHSKEALAAGESAERIIQLDAWDESRHFYTAREVAAIELTEAITVITNGFVDDDVFARASAQFDQTEMAYLIAAITTINAWNRFGVSARMAPGHYPPAA; from the coding sequence ATGACGACACATGACGCACGACTTCCCGAACATCCGAGCCGGCTGGACTGGGCGGAACTGGCCCCTGACGTCTACAAGGCGATGATCCGGCTGGACACCGCCGCGAATCGAACGCTGGACCCAACCCTGCTCAACCTGATCAAGATCCGCTCATCCCAGCTCAACCACTGCGCCTTCTGCTTGGACATGCACAGCAAGGAGGCCCTGGCGGCGGGCGAGTCCGCAGAGCGGATCATCCAACTCGACGCGTGGGATGAGTCGCGGCACTTCTACACGGCCAGGGAGGTCGCCGCCATCGAGTTGACCGAGGCGATCACCGTCATCACGAACGGGTTCGTCGACGATGACGTGTTTGCAAGGGCATCAGCGCAATTCGACCAAACCGAGATGGCCTACCTGATCGCCGCCATCACCACCATCAACGCCTGGAACCGCTTCGGGGTATCCGCACGCATGGCGCCCGGCCACTACCCGCCGGCCGCCTGA
- a CDS encoding tyrosine-type recombinase/integrase yields MSIRGKARRRSGRWPFATKQHRKPKTVAGYRSLLDTVVLPKWESIQMKRLDYESYSTWLGSLSVDGGQRGAGLSASRITQVHQLVGAVLKYAQRTGKVAKNVAFEIKRDEDLPEQAERERRYLSHAELLMLAKAADRFETLTLVLGYCGLRFGRAVALRRRHVGYRVLTVRSSATAVTGKGIVESTTKTKRDRHVPVPEPVWKKLKAELPADPNALVFPSRKGGFLPLGEYRWALDNACEDVGIEGLVPHGLRHTTASLAISAGANVKVVQRLLGHATAAMTLDRCGHLLNDDLTGVADALGKAIDSTAVSLRYSGRQSGAQTA; encoded by the coding sequence ATGTCGATCCGCGGAAAAGCGCGGAGACGCTCGGGCCGGTGGCCGTTCGCCACCAAACAGCACCGTAAGCCGAAGACCGTTGCCGGATATCGCTCGTTGCTCGACACTGTGGTGCTGCCGAAGTGGGAGAGTATTCAGATGAAAAGGCTTGACTACGAGTCCTATTCGACGTGGCTGGGGTCGCTGTCGGTCGATGGTGGGCAACGTGGAGCTGGGTTATCGGCAAGTCGAATCACCCAAGTGCATCAGCTGGTAGGTGCTGTCCTCAAGTACGCCCAACGGACTGGCAAGGTGGCGAAGAACGTCGCGTTCGAGATCAAGCGGGACGAGGATCTTCCCGAGCAAGCTGAGCGTGAGCGGCGCTACCTGAGTCACGCCGAACTGCTGATGCTGGCCAAGGCTGCTGATCGGTTCGAGACGCTGACGCTGGTCCTGGGGTACTGCGGGCTGAGATTCGGCAGAGCCGTTGCGTTGAGACGTCGGCATGTGGGGTATCGGGTGCTGACAGTGCGCTCGTCCGCAACCGCGGTCACCGGCAAGGGCATCGTGGAGTCGACGACCAAGACGAAGCGGGATCGCCACGTGCCAGTGCCCGAACCTGTCTGGAAGAAACTCAAGGCTGAGCTGCCCGCCGACCCGAACGCGCTGGTCTTCCCCAGCCGCAAGGGCGGGTTCCTTCCACTCGGCGAATACCGCTGGGCACTCGACAACGCGTGTGAAGACGTCGGCATCGAAGGGCTGGTACCTCACGGCCTGAGACACACCACGGCGTCACTGGCGATCAGTGCAGGCGCTAACGTCAAGGTCGTGCAGAGACTCCTGGGGCATGCAACGGCGGCCATGACGCTCGACCGTTGTGGGCACCTTCTCAACGACGATCTGACCGGTGTGGCCGACGCTTTGGGCAAGGCCATCGACAGCACTGCGGTATCACTGCGGTACTCAGGACGTCAGAGCGGGGCTCAGACGGCCTGA